One window of Athalia rosae chromosome 2, iyAthRosa1.1, whole genome shotgun sequence genomic DNA carries:
- the LOC105684527 gene encoding uridine-cytidine kinase isoform X2, whose protein sequence is MIKYMNSHARSFIKMADASMNLCTSRKMSFGINGKLNGVEGKTPFLIGVSGGTASGKSTVCKRIMEKLGQVDMDHTERQVVCISQDSFYRELSPAEKLKAEKGQFNFDHPDAFDNDRILQTLQDILAGVKCEIPAYDYRSNSIIKNQITTIYPADVVLFEGILVFYFPVIRELFHMKLFVDTDSDTRLARRVPRDIKERGRDLDYVLNQYMNFVKPAFEEFCLPTKKFADVIIPRGADNTVAIDLIVQHIRDFLANRGRVTIEAESPINRTEGGFKRPH, encoded by the exons ATGATCAAATATATGAATAGTCACGCAAGAAGTTTCATAAAAATGGCAGATGCTTCGATGAATTTGTGTACTTCCCGAAAAATGTCGTTTGGTATCAACGGCAAATTGAATGGTGTGGAAGGTAAAACTCCATTCTTGATAGGAGTGTCGGGTGGAACAGCAAGTGGCAAG tctACAGTATGCAAGCGGATAATGGAGAAGTTAGGACAAGTGGATATGGATCACACAGAGCGACAAGTCGTCTGCATATCACAAGATAGCTTTTATCGGGAATTGAGTCCTGCAGAAAAACTGAAAGCTGAAAAAGGCCAGTTCAATTTCGACCATCCCGATGCATTTGATAATGATCGCATACTGCAAACTTTACAAGACATTCTTGCCGGAGTTAAGTGCGAGATACCCGCTTATGACTATCGATCTAAtagcat aataaaaaatcaaatcacgaCAATATACCCAGCAGATGTAGTCTTGTTTGAAGGCATTCTAGTCTTTTATTTCCCAGTTATTCGAGAACTATTCCACATGAAACTATTCGTGGACACAGACTCTGATACCCGCTTAGCCAGAAGGG TACCGAGAGATAttaaagaaagaggaagagactTGGATTATGTACTAAACCAGTACATGAATTTTGTGAAACCTGCTTTTGAGGAATTCTGTTTACCCACAAAGAAATTTGCCGATGTTATTATACCAAGAGGAGCTGATAATACAG TGGCCATAGATTTGATCGTGCAACACATAAGGGATTTCCTAGCCAACCGAGGTAGAGTTACGATTGAAGCTGAAAGTCCAATTAACCGTACGGAGGGAGGATTCAAGAGACCTCATTAG
- the LOC105684527 gene encoding uridine-cytidine kinase isoform X1: MIKYMNSHARSFIKMADASMNLCTSRKMSFGINGKLNGVEGKTPFLIGVSGGTASGKSTVCKRIMEKLGQVDMDHTERQVVCISQDSFYRELSPAEKLKAEKGQFNFDHPDAFDNDRILQTLQDILAGVKCEIPAYDYRSNSIIKNQITTIYPADVVLFEGILVFYFPVIRELFHMKLFVDTDSDTRLARRVPRDIKERGRDLDYVLNQYMNFVKPAFEEFCLPTKKFADVIIPRGADNTVAIDLIVHHIWDILRLKKAESSSGQHPYIHQRRRTSASSDMLSR, translated from the exons ATGATCAAATATATGAATAGTCACGCAAGAAGTTTCATAAAAATGGCAGATGCTTCGATGAATTTGTGTACTTCCCGAAAAATGTCGTTTGGTATCAACGGCAAATTGAATGGTGTGGAAGGTAAAACTCCATTCTTGATAGGAGTGTCGGGTGGAACAGCAAGTGGCAAG tctACAGTATGCAAGCGGATAATGGAGAAGTTAGGACAAGTGGATATGGATCACACAGAGCGACAAGTCGTCTGCATATCACAAGATAGCTTTTATCGGGAATTGAGTCCTGCAGAAAAACTGAAAGCTGAAAAAGGCCAGTTCAATTTCGACCATCCCGATGCATTTGATAATGATCGCATACTGCAAACTTTACAAGACATTCTTGCCGGAGTTAAGTGCGAGATACCCGCTTATGACTATCGATCTAAtagcat aataaaaaatcaaatcacgaCAATATACCCAGCAGATGTAGTCTTGTTTGAAGGCATTCTAGTCTTTTATTTCCCAGTTATTCGAGAACTATTCCACATGAAACTATTCGTGGACACAGACTCTGATACCCGCTTAGCCAGAAGGG TACCGAGAGATAttaaagaaagaggaagagactTGGATTATGTACTAAACCAGTACATGAATTTTGTGAAACCTGCTTTTGAGGAATTCTGTTTACCCACAAAGAAATTTGCCGATGTTATTATACCAAGAGGAGCTGATAATACAG TGGCGATAGACCTAATAGTTCATCACATCTGGGACATTTTACGTTTGAAAAAGGCTGAATCGTCATCCGGGCAGCATCCATACATCCACCAACGTAGGCGAACATCAGCATCATCCGACATGCTCAGCAGATGA
- the LOC105683448 gene encoding folylpolyglutamate synthase, mitochondrial-like isoform X1 — protein MFFLLIKMTQLVAHGRCVCNAAMSYEDTIRALNGLQSNAQYLLKNLNNHSSGSTSLRYMKKYLIRSGLTLQDVDKLSIIHVAGTKGKGSTCAFTEKILRDYGFRTGFYSSPHLVQVTERIRINGQPIKESLFSKYFWQVYNVLNSQKEDDSDMPTYFKFITVVMFHIFLNADIDVVILEVGIGGEYDCTNVISNPVCEGITSLGLDHTGLLGNTLEEIARQKSGIFKPNSIAFTVPQPENAMRVLRQTAIERNCRLYVVPAFKSYDWKGNPPVLGMAVHAQETNASLAIQLAHTWILERSKKTSNGSNDEAINISHNKNPDSVYITNRNILNLNTENHIIDGNPESLNHAFATNPNEVQGIQKFDNYSKNGQSVEYKIPIVSLTRTANALSSCKWPGRTQVLCGRTMDFYLDGAHTTESIEICTMWYLSEQKNKTGNRFLIFNTTGNRDVSELLKPLKRLQFKKVYFVPNIAENSPKLDQLELNTTRHQQQSACSMNCELWGKGNAVVLKNVQQALTDIAQVSDIKFCSQTEEHKPQVLVTGSLHLVGAALALLDPHLAMKTNY, from the exons atgttCTTTTTATTGATAAAGATGACACAACTTGTTGCTCACGGACGTTGTGTTTGCAACGCTGCAATGAGTTATGAG GACACAATTCGAGCTCTCAATGGACTTCAAAGCAATGCTCAGTACCTGCTGAAAAACTTGAATAATCATTCCTCTGGAAGTACGTCCCTGCgttatatgaaaaaataccTCATACG cTCCGGTTTGACCCTTCAAGATGTGGACAAGCTTTCAATAATCCATGTAGCTGGGACTAAGGGCAAAGGATCAACCTGTGCATTCACAGAGAAGATCTTACGAGATTATGGATTTCGCACAGGATTTTATAGCTCACCTCATCTAGTTCAAGTAACCGAAAGAATACGAATCAATGGTCAACCAATAAAGGAAAGTTTGTTTTCGAAATACTTTTGGCAGGTATACAATGTGTTGAATAGCCAAAAAGAAGATGATTCTGATATGCCCacgtatttcaaattcatcacTGTTGTGATGTTCCACATATTTCTAAATGCTGATATTGATGTGGTTATTCTAGAAGTTGGTATAGGCGGTGAATATGACTGCACAAATGTGATCAGCAATCCTGTTTGCGAAGGTATCACTAGCTTGGGCTTAGACCATACTGGGTTGTTGGGAAACACTTTGGAAGAAATTGCTCGTCAGAAATCCGGGATATTCAAGCCAAATTCGATCGCCTTCACTGTGCCACAGCCAGAAAATGCCATGCGTGTGCTCAGACAAACAGCGATTGAAAGAAATTGTAGATTATACGTAGTTCCTGCTTTTAAATCCTATGATTGGAAAGGGAATCCACCGGTTCTTGGAATGGCGGTGCATGCACAAGAGACTAACGCATCATTAGCTATCCAATTAGCACACACATGGATTTTggaaagaagtaaaaagacTTCAAATGGCTCAAATGATGAAGCGATTAACATTTCGCACAATAAAAATCCTGATTCAGTCTACATAACGAATAGAAATATCTTAAATCTTAATACTGAAAACCATATAATTGACGGCAATCCAGAATCTCTTAATCATGCCTTTGCCACTAATCCGAATGAGGTACAGGGTATACAGAAGTTTGATAACTACAGCAAAAACGGTCAATCGGTTGAATATAAGATCCCGATAGTTTCTCTAACAAGAACTGCTAATGCTTTGTCATCCTGCAAATGGCCAGGTCGCACTCAAGTTTTATGTGGAAGGACTATGGATTTTTACTTGGATGGTGCACACACTACTGAAAGTATCGAAATCTGTACGATGTGGTATTtaagtgaacagaaaaataagACTGGAAATCGTTTCCTAATTTTTAATACAACCGGTAACCGTGACGTAAGTGAATTATTGAAACCACTGAAACGTTTACAGtttaaaaaagtttattttgtACCAAATATTGCTGAAAATAGCCCAAAACTTGATCAACTGGAGTTAAATACCACAAGGCATCAACAGCAAAGTGCGTGCTCAATGAATTGTGAACTCTGGGGAAAAGGAAATGCAGTAgtgttgaaaaatgttcaacaaGCTCTGACTGATATTGCTCAAGTAAGTGACATAAAGTTCTGCTCCCAAACTGAGGAACACAAACCACAGGTACTAGTTACAGGATCTTTGCATTTGGTTGGTGCTGCGTTAGCACTCTTGGATCCACATTTAGCGATGAAAACAAATTATTGA
- the LOC105683448 gene encoding folylpolyglutamate synthase, mitochondrial-like isoform X2: protein MTQLVAHGRCVCNAAMSYEDTIRALNGLQSNAQYLLKNLNNHSSGSTSLRYMKKYLIRSGLTLQDVDKLSIIHVAGTKGKGSTCAFTEKILRDYGFRTGFYSSPHLVQVTERIRINGQPIKESLFSKYFWQVYNVLNSQKEDDSDMPTYFKFITVVMFHIFLNADIDVVILEVGIGGEYDCTNVISNPVCEGITSLGLDHTGLLGNTLEEIARQKSGIFKPNSIAFTVPQPENAMRVLRQTAIERNCRLYVVPAFKSYDWKGNPPVLGMAVHAQETNASLAIQLAHTWILERSKKTSNGSNDEAINISHNKNPDSVYITNRNILNLNTENHIIDGNPESLNHAFATNPNEVQGIQKFDNYSKNGQSVEYKIPIVSLTRTANALSSCKWPGRTQVLCGRTMDFYLDGAHTTESIEICTMWYLSEQKNKTGNRFLIFNTTGNRDVSELLKPLKRLQFKKVYFVPNIAENSPKLDQLELNTTRHQQQSACSMNCELWGKGNAVVLKNVQQALTDIAQVSDIKFCSQTEEHKPQVLVTGSLHLVGAALALLDPHLAMKTNY from the exons ATGACACAACTTGTTGCTCACGGACGTTGTGTTTGCAACGCTGCAATGAGTTATGAG GACACAATTCGAGCTCTCAATGGACTTCAAAGCAATGCTCAGTACCTGCTGAAAAACTTGAATAATCATTCCTCTGGAAGTACGTCCCTGCgttatatgaaaaaataccTCATACG cTCCGGTTTGACCCTTCAAGATGTGGACAAGCTTTCAATAATCCATGTAGCTGGGACTAAGGGCAAAGGATCAACCTGTGCATTCACAGAGAAGATCTTACGAGATTATGGATTTCGCACAGGATTTTATAGCTCACCTCATCTAGTTCAAGTAACCGAAAGAATACGAATCAATGGTCAACCAATAAAGGAAAGTTTGTTTTCGAAATACTTTTGGCAGGTATACAATGTGTTGAATAGCCAAAAAGAAGATGATTCTGATATGCCCacgtatttcaaattcatcacTGTTGTGATGTTCCACATATTTCTAAATGCTGATATTGATGTGGTTATTCTAGAAGTTGGTATAGGCGGTGAATATGACTGCACAAATGTGATCAGCAATCCTGTTTGCGAAGGTATCACTAGCTTGGGCTTAGACCATACTGGGTTGTTGGGAAACACTTTGGAAGAAATTGCTCGTCAGAAATCCGGGATATTCAAGCCAAATTCGATCGCCTTCACTGTGCCACAGCCAGAAAATGCCATGCGTGTGCTCAGACAAACAGCGATTGAAAGAAATTGTAGATTATACGTAGTTCCTGCTTTTAAATCCTATGATTGGAAAGGGAATCCACCGGTTCTTGGAATGGCGGTGCATGCACAAGAGACTAACGCATCATTAGCTATCCAATTAGCACACACATGGATTTTggaaagaagtaaaaagacTTCAAATGGCTCAAATGATGAAGCGATTAACATTTCGCACAATAAAAATCCTGATTCAGTCTACATAACGAATAGAAATATCTTAAATCTTAATACTGAAAACCATATAATTGACGGCAATCCAGAATCTCTTAATCATGCCTTTGCCACTAATCCGAATGAGGTACAGGGTATACAGAAGTTTGATAACTACAGCAAAAACGGTCAATCGGTTGAATATAAGATCCCGATAGTTTCTCTAACAAGAACTGCTAATGCTTTGTCATCCTGCAAATGGCCAGGTCGCACTCAAGTTTTATGTGGAAGGACTATGGATTTTTACTTGGATGGTGCACACACTACTGAAAGTATCGAAATCTGTACGATGTGGTATTtaagtgaacagaaaaataagACTGGAAATCGTTTCCTAATTTTTAATACAACCGGTAACCGTGACGTAAGTGAATTATTGAAACCACTGAAACGTTTACAGtttaaaaaagtttattttgtACCAAATATTGCTGAAAATAGCCCAAAACTTGATCAACTGGAGTTAAATACCACAAGGCATCAACAGCAAAGTGCGTGCTCAATGAATTGTGAACTCTGGGGAAAAGGAAATGCAGTAgtgttgaaaaatgttcaacaaGCTCTGACTGATATTGCTCAAGTAAGTGACATAAAGTTCTGCTCCCAAACTGAGGAACACAAACCACAGGTACTAGTTACAGGATCTTTGCATTTGGTTGGTGCTGCGTTAGCACTCTTGGATCCACATTTAGCGATGAAAACAAATTATTGA
- the LOC105683448 gene encoding folylpolyglutamate synthase, mitochondrial-like isoform X3, which yields MDTIRALNGLQSNAQYLLKNLNNHSSGSTSLRYMKKYLIRSGLTLQDVDKLSIIHVAGTKGKGSTCAFTEKILRDYGFRTGFYSSPHLVQVTERIRINGQPIKESLFSKYFWQVYNVLNSQKEDDSDMPTYFKFITVVMFHIFLNADIDVVILEVGIGGEYDCTNVISNPVCEGITSLGLDHTGLLGNTLEEIARQKSGIFKPNSIAFTVPQPENAMRVLRQTAIERNCRLYVVPAFKSYDWKGNPPVLGMAVHAQETNASLAIQLAHTWILERSKKTSNGSNDEAINISHNKNPDSVYITNRNILNLNTENHIIDGNPESLNHAFATNPNEVQGIQKFDNYSKNGQSVEYKIPIVSLTRTANALSSCKWPGRTQVLCGRTMDFYLDGAHTTESIEICTMWYLSEQKNKTGNRFLIFNTTGNRDVSELLKPLKRLQFKKVYFVPNIAENSPKLDQLELNTTRHQQQSACSMNCELWGKGNAVVLKNVQQALTDIAQVSDIKFCSQTEEHKPQVLVTGSLHLVGAALALLDPHLAMKTNY from the exons ATG GACACAATTCGAGCTCTCAATGGACTTCAAAGCAATGCTCAGTACCTGCTGAAAAACTTGAATAATCATTCCTCTGGAAGTACGTCCCTGCgttatatgaaaaaataccTCATACG cTCCGGTTTGACCCTTCAAGATGTGGACAAGCTTTCAATAATCCATGTAGCTGGGACTAAGGGCAAAGGATCAACCTGTGCATTCACAGAGAAGATCTTACGAGATTATGGATTTCGCACAGGATTTTATAGCTCACCTCATCTAGTTCAAGTAACCGAAAGAATACGAATCAATGGTCAACCAATAAAGGAAAGTTTGTTTTCGAAATACTTTTGGCAGGTATACAATGTGTTGAATAGCCAAAAAGAAGATGATTCTGATATGCCCacgtatttcaaattcatcacTGTTGTGATGTTCCACATATTTCTAAATGCTGATATTGATGTGGTTATTCTAGAAGTTGGTATAGGCGGTGAATATGACTGCACAAATGTGATCAGCAATCCTGTTTGCGAAGGTATCACTAGCTTGGGCTTAGACCATACTGGGTTGTTGGGAAACACTTTGGAAGAAATTGCTCGTCAGAAATCCGGGATATTCAAGCCAAATTCGATCGCCTTCACTGTGCCACAGCCAGAAAATGCCATGCGTGTGCTCAGACAAACAGCGATTGAAAGAAATTGTAGATTATACGTAGTTCCTGCTTTTAAATCCTATGATTGGAAAGGGAATCCACCGGTTCTTGGAATGGCGGTGCATGCACAAGAGACTAACGCATCATTAGCTATCCAATTAGCACACACATGGATTTTggaaagaagtaaaaagacTTCAAATGGCTCAAATGATGAAGCGATTAACATTTCGCACAATAAAAATCCTGATTCAGTCTACATAACGAATAGAAATATCTTAAATCTTAATACTGAAAACCATATAATTGACGGCAATCCAGAATCTCTTAATCATGCCTTTGCCACTAATCCGAATGAGGTACAGGGTATACAGAAGTTTGATAACTACAGCAAAAACGGTCAATCGGTTGAATATAAGATCCCGATAGTTTCTCTAACAAGAACTGCTAATGCTTTGTCATCCTGCAAATGGCCAGGTCGCACTCAAGTTTTATGTGGAAGGACTATGGATTTTTACTTGGATGGTGCACACACTACTGAAAGTATCGAAATCTGTACGATGTGGTATTtaagtgaacagaaaaataagACTGGAAATCGTTTCCTAATTTTTAATACAACCGGTAACCGTGACGTAAGTGAATTATTGAAACCACTGAAACGTTTACAGtttaaaaaagtttattttgtACCAAATATTGCTGAAAATAGCCCAAAACTTGATCAACTGGAGTTAAATACCACAAGGCATCAACAGCAAAGTGCGTGCTCAATGAATTGTGAACTCTGGGGAAAAGGAAATGCAGTAgtgttgaaaaatgttcaacaaGCTCTGACTGATATTGCTCAAGTAAGTGACATAAAGTTCTGCTCCCAAACTGAGGAACACAAACCACAGGTACTAGTTACAGGATCTTTGCATTTGGTTGGTGCTGCGTTAGCACTCTTGGATCCACATTTAGCGATGAAAACAAATTATTGA
- the LOC105683448 gene encoding folylpolyglutamate synthase, mitochondrial-like isoform X4, translating into MKKYLIRSGLTLQDVDKLSIIHVAGTKGKGSTCAFTEKILRDYGFRTGFYSSPHLVQVTERIRINGQPIKESLFSKYFWQVYNVLNSQKEDDSDMPTYFKFITVVMFHIFLNADIDVVILEVGIGGEYDCTNVISNPVCEGITSLGLDHTGLLGNTLEEIARQKSGIFKPNSIAFTVPQPENAMRVLRQTAIERNCRLYVVPAFKSYDWKGNPPVLGMAVHAQETNASLAIQLAHTWILERSKKTSNGSNDEAINISHNKNPDSVYITNRNILNLNTENHIIDGNPESLNHAFATNPNEVQGIQKFDNYSKNGQSVEYKIPIVSLTRTANALSSCKWPGRTQVLCGRTMDFYLDGAHTTESIEICTMWYLSEQKNKTGNRFLIFNTTGNRDVSELLKPLKRLQFKKVYFVPNIAENSPKLDQLELNTTRHQQQSACSMNCELWGKGNAVVLKNVQQALTDIAQVSDIKFCSQTEEHKPQVLVTGSLHLVGAALALLDPHLAMKTNY; encoded by the exons atgaaaaaataccTCATACG cTCCGGTTTGACCCTTCAAGATGTGGACAAGCTTTCAATAATCCATGTAGCTGGGACTAAGGGCAAAGGATCAACCTGTGCATTCACAGAGAAGATCTTACGAGATTATGGATTTCGCACAGGATTTTATAGCTCACCTCATCTAGTTCAAGTAACCGAAAGAATACGAATCAATGGTCAACCAATAAAGGAAAGTTTGTTTTCGAAATACTTTTGGCAGGTATACAATGTGTTGAATAGCCAAAAAGAAGATGATTCTGATATGCCCacgtatttcaaattcatcacTGTTGTGATGTTCCACATATTTCTAAATGCTGATATTGATGTGGTTATTCTAGAAGTTGGTATAGGCGGTGAATATGACTGCACAAATGTGATCAGCAATCCTGTTTGCGAAGGTATCACTAGCTTGGGCTTAGACCATACTGGGTTGTTGGGAAACACTTTGGAAGAAATTGCTCGTCAGAAATCCGGGATATTCAAGCCAAATTCGATCGCCTTCACTGTGCCACAGCCAGAAAATGCCATGCGTGTGCTCAGACAAACAGCGATTGAAAGAAATTGTAGATTATACGTAGTTCCTGCTTTTAAATCCTATGATTGGAAAGGGAATCCACCGGTTCTTGGAATGGCGGTGCATGCACAAGAGACTAACGCATCATTAGCTATCCAATTAGCACACACATGGATTTTggaaagaagtaaaaagacTTCAAATGGCTCAAATGATGAAGCGATTAACATTTCGCACAATAAAAATCCTGATTCAGTCTACATAACGAATAGAAATATCTTAAATCTTAATACTGAAAACCATATAATTGACGGCAATCCAGAATCTCTTAATCATGCCTTTGCCACTAATCCGAATGAGGTACAGGGTATACAGAAGTTTGATAACTACAGCAAAAACGGTCAATCGGTTGAATATAAGATCCCGATAGTTTCTCTAACAAGAACTGCTAATGCTTTGTCATCCTGCAAATGGCCAGGTCGCACTCAAGTTTTATGTGGAAGGACTATGGATTTTTACTTGGATGGTGCACACACTACTGAAAGTATCGAAATCTGTACGATGTGGTATTtaagtgaacagaaaaataagACTGGAAATCGTTTCCTAATTTTTAATACAACCGGTAACCGTGACGTAAGTGAATTATTGAAACCACTGAAACGTTTACAGtttaaaaaagtttattttgtACCAAATATTGCTGAAAATAGCCCAAAACTTGATCAACTGGAGTTAAATACCACAAGGCATCAACAGCAAAGTGCGTGCTCAATGAATTGTGAACTCTGGGGAAAAGGAAATGCAGTAgtgttgaaaaatgttcaacaaGCTCTGACTGATATTGCTCAAGTAAGTGACATAAAGTTCTGCTCCCAAACTGAGGAACACAAACCACAGGTACTAGTTACAGGATCTTTGCATTTGGTTGGTGCTGCGTTAGCACTCTTGGATCCACATTTAGCGATGAAAACAAATTATTGA